Proteins encoded within one genomic window of Gloeobacter kilaueensis JS1:
- a CDS encoding S46 family peptidase — MIRRLALGAALAAALFPLAAAADEGMWTFNNFPAQQVGSKYGFTPDQAWLDRVRLASVRLSVGCSGSLVSPNGLVMTNHHCASECIQQLSTAKRDYSAAGYLARKEPDEIKCPALEIVQLTGIEDVTDRVKKATAGLSGGAFNDAQKAEIARIEKACGADEKVRCDVVSLYRGGQFNLYRYRRYQDVRLVFAPEFKIAFFGGDPDNFTFPRYDLDVSFFRIYENNRPVRTSDYFVWNAGGAKAEELVFVSGNPGSTRRLLTVSQLEFLRDVAQPSRLLRLAELRGVLSQFSEESPEHRRIAQETLFGIENSYKGLNGQQQALLDRRFFASKVADEKKLRDQVAADPVRAKAYGQIWDEIAAVQPIYQELYLPYTFIEGGAGFNSELFAFARTLVRGAAELPKPNDKRLKEYTDSALPQLKQELFTSAPIYNDLEEVTLRYSLTKLRENLGTDDPLVRKVLGKRSPAELAHSLVTGSKLADVSIRRKLWEGGAQAVAASDDPLIRLAQLIDPDARAIRKRYEDGVEAVEKKNGELLARVRFDLLGTNSYPDATFSPRLSYGAVQGYQENGRPIAPFTTLAGAFDRATGEDPFALPQSWLDARSKLDLSTPFNFVCTCDIIGGNSGSPVINQKAEVVGLIFDGNIHSLGGAFGFDPQLNRAVAVTTSALTETLKKVYGADRIVAELTGA, encoded by the coding sequence TTGATCAGGCGACTGGCCCTCGGTGCTGCCCTTGCAGCCGCGCTCTTTCCTCTCGCTGCCGCTGCTGATGAGGGGATGTGGACTTTTAACAATTTTCCGGCCCAGCAGGTGGGCAGCAAGTACGGATTTACCCCGGATCAAGCCTGGCTCGATCGCGTCCGGCTCGCCTCGGTGCGCCTGTCGGTGGGCTGCTCCGGCTCGCTCGTCTCACCGAACGGCCTGGTGATGACCAACCACCACTGCGCCTCCGAGTGCATCCAGCAGCTCTCCACAGCCAAACGCGACTACAGCGCGGCGGGCTATCTGGCGCGCAAGGAACCAGACGAGATCAAGTGTCCGGCCCTCGAGATCGTCCAGCTCACCGGCATCGAGGATGTCACCGACCGGGTCAAGAAAGCCACGGCGGGATTGAGCGGTGGTGCCTTCAACGACGCTCAAAAAGCCGAGATCGCCCGCATCGAAAAGGCGTGTGGAGCGGACGAGAAAGTGCGCTGCGACGTGGTTTCGCTCTACCGGGGCGGCCAGTTCAACCTTTATCGCTACCGGCGCTACCAGGACGTGCGCCTGGTGTTCGCCCCGGAATTCAAGATTGCTTTTTTTGGCGGCGACCCGGATAACTTTACTTTTCCGCGCTACGACCTGGATGTGTCGTTTTTTCGGATCTACGAGAACAATCGCCCCGTCCGCACGAGCGATTATTTTGTCTGGAATGCCGGCGGAGCGAAGGCGGAGGAACTGGTCTTCGTCTCCGGCAACCCCGGCTCGACCCGGCGGCTGCTCACCGTCTCCCAGCTCGAATTTTTGCGCGACGTGGCCCAACCCAGCCGCCTCTTGCGCCTGGCGGAACTGCGCGGCGTGCTCAGCCAGTTCAGCGAAGAAAGCCCCGAGCACCGCCGGATCGCCCAGGAAACCCTCTTCGGTATCGAGAACAGCTACAAAGGCTTGAACGGTCAGCAACAGGCTCTGCTCGACAGGCGCTTCTTTGCCTCGAAGGTGGCCGACGAAAAGAAGCTGCGCGATCAGGTGGCAGCCGACCCGGTCCGGGCCAAAGCCTACGGCCAGATCTGGGATGAGATCGCGGCGGTGCAGCCGATTTACCAGGAACTCTATCTGCCCTACACGTTCATCGAGGGCGGGGCTGGTTTTAATTCGGAGCTGTTTGCCTTCGCCCGCACCCTGGTGCGCGGTGCTGCCGAACTGCCCAAGCCCAACGACAAGCGCCTCAAAGAATACACCGATTCCGCCCTGCCCCAACTCAAGCAGGAACTGTTCACGAGCGCCCCCATCTACAACGACCTCGAAGAAGTCACCCTGCGCTATTCGCTCACCAAACTGCGCGAAAATCTGGGCACAGACGATCCGCTGGTGCGCAAGGTGCTGGGCAAGCGCTCCCCCGCCGAACTCGCCCACAGCCTGGTCACAGGCAGCAAGCTCGCCGATGTCTCGATCAGGCGCAAACTCTGGGAGGGAGGGGCCCAGGCGGTGGCAGCCTCCGATGATCCGCTGATTCGTCTGGCCCAACTTATCGATCCCGATGCACGGGCTATCCGCAAGCGCTACGAAGATGGGGTCGAAGCGGTCGAGAAGAAAAACGGCGAACTGCTCGCCAGGGTCCGCTTCGACCTGTTGGGGACAAATTCTTACCCGGATGCCACCTTCAGCCCCCGCCTGAGCTACGGGGCGGTGCAGGGCTATCAAGAAAATGGCCGCCCGATTGCGCCTTTTACGACCCTGGCCGGTGCCTTCGATCGCGCCACCGGCGAAGATCCGTTCGCCCTGCCCCAAAGCTGGCTCGACGCCCGCTCAAAGCTGGATCTGAGCACGCCCTTCAACTTTGTCTGCACCTGCGACATCATCGGCGGCAACTCCGGCAGCCCGGTGATCAACCAGAAGGCGGAGGTGGTGGGTCTTATCTTCGACGGCAACATCCACTCGCTGGGCGGAGCCTTTGGCTTCGATCCGCAGCTCAATCGGGCAGTGGCGGTGACGACGAGTGCGCT